The DNA region AATTTCTGGAAAATCCACAAAATCAGCGgttacaataaaaatagttcGCAGAGAGGTTAATGGAACTTTTCTAGAAAGACATTTTGGGACAACATTTGCCTCCACTCTTCTGGGGTAGAGGCAGAAATTTGAAACACAGGTGTCTCAAAACCTGGCTGTACAAAACTAAATACATCTGCATGACTAGAACCCACTAGAGGTAACACAAAATTATCTGGTTGAATATGAAccctaaaaaaaacctcaaacctGCTGCTGTCCTATCAAGGAACATCTGCATTTatggtaaaataaaatggataaaacCAATGACGTAGTGTTCTAATTTATCTCTGTATCCTTTCACAAGATGTGGTTGAGAAGTAgatcaacacacacagaaacacacaaagaggcTTTTCAATCCTCTCAATTCAGAGGATTTCTGCCCACACAACTGCAGTTTAAGTGGATTTAGTATTCAAGATTAAGACTGCAAAGATAATGTCATCGACACCAATTAACACCTTAGAAGATGACATAACAAAGATGGAGCGAGAAAAGCTGAATAGACTTTTATCTCAGTATAAATCATCAGACTGTCAGTGCTGCGACAGGTAATCTGGACAACTAAGAAATAAAGGAGATGccttttaaaggtccagtgtgtcagatttaaggacttatttattggtaaaaatggtATTTAATATTGATAActgttttttcattagtttgtaATCACCTAAAATAAGAATAGTTGTGGTTTtgttatcttagaatgagctgtttattgTCTGCAaagggacaaaccaaacaggTTCATTTGCGTTTTGGCATCGGCCACCATAGTTCTCCTAAACGCTTGGCACAATAAATTCAATTTTGCAACCTCTCCGCtggatgtcactaaatcctccACACCGGACCTTTTAAAAGGCCACATTACTCCTCAAATCTTTAACTCCTAAGTGGTTGGAGAAGGCTTCAGATGATTCGCTAtgacccctcctcctcctcctccaaaacCATACAAGAAAACCgaattttaaaagtttaccACAGTGCAGAAAAGTGAGTGTGAAATGAGGTCTTTAAGGTGTGAACTAAAGCTATTTGAGAATGCGCAATTAAAATGTAACCACATGCAGTCTAAACAGTAGAGTCAACAAGCAGCACTCCAGAATTAGAGCTGTCGAGGCAGGGGAGAACATTACACTGAATAGATCAGCAGAGAAGTCACACAAGTCATTCACACAAAATAATTGTCACAGCAGAAAACATATGTTTGGATCTGAGATCTTTTTCACGTTTGCATTCTGTGTTTGTTGCTTTTGAACTCGCAAATGAGcctaaactttattttttctctttcgtACCTCCTTCAGTTCCCATCCCATCCAAGCTGAACGGCTCGTCCCTGTCCGCCTTGTCTCTCTGTAAGGAGGGTCTGGGTGTGGGAGCTGTGTCCAACCCAGCCGAGGTTTTCTGTTCAGTCCCGGGTCGCCTCTCACTGCTCAGCTCCACCTCCAAGTACAAGGTGACGGTCGGGGAGGTGCAGCGACGCCTCTCCCCACCTGAGTGCCTCAACGCCTCTCTGCTGGGTGGAGTCCTCCGCAGGTGAGAGGGAGATGGGGATGAAGAAGATGTGATGGAGTTTAAAAGTTGTTGCGctacagacaaagacaaaaaaacaccttaagtTCACAatcttgtctgtcttttctcGCATCTTAGCTTTTACATTTGAGAGTTTTACCTTTTTAGGCCTCTAAATATAATTGTCATAAGGGAAAATATGTCCATAGTTGAGCTTTTACAAGCCTAAGAAGTTGAGAGGCAGTGCCTTAAATGGCATATATCCAGATGAAAAGAGCTTGCAATTGCATTGTTATTAAGTGATGTATATCTTATTcccattaatcaacattttgttgattattCAGATTAAAATAGCCATTATTTACTGCCTTTTGTTTAACCATCTACCAAAACCAAAGTAAATCTACAGTGACTATTTGGTGCCAGTGTTCACAAAATTCAATGAAGCAATCCAGCATTGCAGAGGGATAAAAAATAGAGCATGTGcatagcagaggacttttattttaacaaagtaaagATGTGTCAGTCATAAACTGATGCAGGAAAGGCACACATTGGTGCAGaaaatttctcaaaaatgtGTGATGTTTAAAGTTTCCTAAGGGATGACCACCAAACCTCCCATTTCTTATATGTTCCTCCATTTAGCAACCTGACTTTTTGTCAAGGGGACCAGGGCAATGTTAAGTCccaggttggcctacaaaaaaaaaatgaataatgttaAAAGCCATTTAAGCCTCATAAGTTGATTTTTATACTGTAAACTGTTAAACTATCTGTCTATCCAAAATTGTACAAAATGATTGAAACCACACGACAGAGACTCTTGGTGTCATTTCACACTGAAGCTTTTTTAGAGTAAGAGAGCTTGAACTTAATGATGGGGTCAGAGCTAAAGGACCCAAAATGGGTCATGGGACTAAATCACAAGAGATGCAATGTGGTTTAACGAACCGCCACCTGAGGGCAAGAGAACAACTTTATGATTTGGGTTGCATGCTGAAATACTCTAAGAGGACATAATTAAAAGATCTAAAGGGTAGTAAATATCATAATCCCTCCTTGGTAGAGAGATACAGCGACCCCACTGATAATAATACATCAGTGCCTGTAATTTTGAAGTACTTGTACATCACttgattatttccattttacttTACACTTATACTttgctacatttcagaggaaaaattgtacttttaactGTTACAATTAATTGATAGTAATACTCACTATAGAAATTAAGATTTtagatatgaaaaataaaataaaatacaatgcattgTTATAGTTGAACCATCTAACAGTCCATAAAGTGAGTAAAATTAGCTCCAcctcaacaaaacaacaacaatgaaatgcTGGTATCATATCTATACAACATTCTCTCTACATTATAATtcattataacaaaacattacaatttaaCACTCACAGAGGCCATTTTCTACATATTAGGTACTATTAATTTTGATTACTTTGATAATTTAAgtagatttttctgtttaatttcttgttttttcttttacttaaggtgtaaaatacattttctcctATCAAATAAAttccttaaaatatttttgtatcaaTAAGCCCTTAAATTcaggtgttaaaaaaataaagaatagggtgcaaagtaaagtaaaagaacaactaaaaacagcaaaaatccAAGACACTATCAGTGTTGACAGAGAACATACTGTCGGGTGATTTCAGCTTCACATTCACTTACATAAAcgcacaaagacacaaaagcacacataaATACCCAGCCACAgacacatgcgcgcacacacacacaaaaacacacacgcgcataaaacacacatatacaaggaccatctcctaaaaactgctctctctgtctccctgtcccCCCTCAGGGCAAAGTCAAAGAATGGTGGCCGCTGTCTGAGAGAGCGTCTGGAGAAGATTGGCCTCAACCTGCCCGCCGGGCGACGCAAGGCAGCCAACGTCACTCTCCTAACATCTCTAGTGGAGGGTaggggaaacacacacacacacacacacacacaaacacacacacacacacacacaaacacacacacacacacacacacatacagtgaccTGCATATATCCTGACAGATAGAGACACATATTCACATAGAAATGTCCTCGCATGAGCAGGCATGAATAAACAAGTCATAGCACGGGTGGCTGCATGCATGGTTGGTGTCATTTGAAAAAGCTAAAGCTGTGGCCGCCTCACAAAGCCAAAGAGCAGTGAACTGTTTGAGTAGTGAAAGTGAGAAAAATGGGTGCAGAGTTTATCTCATGACCTGAACTGACCCAAGCGGTTACAGCtgtcttttaaatgtgcatCATTTAAAACCAAATATATGGTTAATTATCCGAAATCTCAACTGACCTTTAGCTCCTAAAAACAGGAAGAGATAGAGCTGCTTTGTTGCCTAACTGATGTAAAAGACTATCCCTTTTTGTACTGGTTTGACTATTTTAATAgacaccctcctcctcttcctcctcctgcaggtgaGGCCGTCCATCTGGCGCGGGACTTTGGTTACGTGTGTGAGACAGAGTTTCCAGCCAGAGCCACAGCTGAGTATCTGTGCAGGCAGAGCGAGCCCGACCAGCTCCCCACACGGCGCAGCATGCTGCTCGCCACCAAGTGAGTGCTTCATCCCGCCCGctacactttttttaaagggccACTTCACCTATTTTTCATGCTGGTCATGGGGAGCAGCAGGAGTCACATCACATGAGTAATGTCAGTGTGGACCTGCAGactataaattaataataaagtaataaagatgaaaaacttGAGTGTTTACCAGACAGGGAGCATCTCAGGTCACTGAGTTCTGGGGGCAGCAAAATAAACTATTGCAGTTTCAATTAATAACCAGGCACTAATTTACCCTTTTCCATCATTCTGTGGGCATCCATGATCTAATTTTATGCTGCACACAGCATGAGTCTATATTTCATATTGAtctgcttgaaaaaaaatgcaaaaatgacttgtcttgttttgtagATGCATTTTTGATGAATGATAGTGCAAAGTGCTAAGCATTTTGACAATCATATTGTATTTCCTGTAACTACTTCATGATAAAAAtcagtgtcaccagttcagttcttttaatgtgaagctgtAGCAGTAGGAAATGTTTGGTTTGTATTAGCAGTAActtaatacagcattttttttctccatgaatGTCACTCTTGACACTCAGTTcagaaaactgcaaatataCAAATACTGCAATACTTTAATCAGTTGGCCTGTGGCTCAATTGCCATTGTATTACCTCATTTGGCTATATACTGATTTTGTCATATGAACAGCGTTACGATGTTGGTTGATCGTAGTAAACATGATCAAAATTTTGAGGTAAACGTACGCAGCTAAAAAGCaatcaaaataagcaaaaactttaatacctttttcttttttcgaaACAAGCTGACATCAGCTTGTGACAGATTTCCTAATGTAGTCATCTGCGCCAGGCacactactgcaagtgtttagcCTTCACTACTACAATTAgctagctacatgctaatgtcaggtaaacatgtaatcttggttgacAGTGTTGTTCATTTCTTCCCAATTTCGTGTTTCGTGTGTGTTAAAGCATATCAGGTTTGGAAGATTTTGTTAAGAAGCTGCTACATTCGCTACTACATTCTGTTACCttgcagaaacactgaaatttgaaaaacagGGACACGCTGACCTATCAGAGCAGATtgggctttttcaggagggGAACTTACAGAGACAGGTGCTAACACAGAGCTTTTCAGACTGACGGTATGAGGAAAATaagtgtttgggtttttttttaactctgaaGCCTGTAAATATGTGTCAGTAGGAACCCAAATaaaagtatgaacctgaaaatacacattaaaagggcctctttaagaaaaaacactttttcaacaACCATCTAAACAATgaatctaatttatttttgtgtaaataattCTCAGAGCATcacaattaaaaagtaatttctcttttcttctcagGGAGATCTGTAAGGAGTTTGTGGACATGATGTCCCAGGACCGCTCTCCGCTGGGCGGGAGTCGACCCACCCCCTGCCTTGAGCCCGGTGTCCAGGGAAGCCTCACCCACTTCAGCCTGCTCACCCACGGCTTCGGTACCCCCGCCATATGCGCCGCGCTGTCCGCCTTCCAGAGCTACCTGATGGAGGCAATCAAAATGCTGGACAAAGGAGAGGGCGGAGGGAAGAGCCACCATGACAAGGAGATGAAACACCGCAaatagaggaggaggacggaCAAAATATGTCGACGGATGACATGAGAGGcagaaaggaggaagaaaaaagaggggagaaagaCTGACTGGTGCCCCTCTGTGTCTTTACCTTTGCCCTCAGGATAAAAACTGAGACTTTTACCTCCCAGACAAACCTCTGCGGTCCCTCTCGTCAAGGAGGCGGGGGGGTCATGATGATATCTGTACTGTAATGTGTGTCCACAACCACCTCACTCAACATGACGCATGGACCTCTTTTCTCAGTAGCTGGTTTGTGTCATGATGGCGTCTACAAAACATCTTTTCAGGATGAGTTCCTACATATGGCTGTATTTATTTACcccctccttttttaaatttgggtaAACATGTCACCTTTATCTGTGTTTTAGAAACCCTGCCttcttctctcacacacacacttacacacatttttttggactGAACTCATCTGGGAAGTCTCGTAAAGCCATATCCGAGACAACAACCTGCTCTTTGCTCCTCTTGAACTTTGGGAGACTTTTAACTCTACCTGACTGGACAGGCACAGCTTCCATATGTAGTTAGGTGGTGGTCATGGGAAATTGAGTTCTCTAACAgcagggtgaggaggaggagtcaaAGGCAGCTAAAGGAGAtttggtttcttttattttaaagtactGCGTGTTGGTAACTtaagaaaataacacaaatcatTTTGTACTTTCTGtgtatgtttattattaatgttattactgttgttattattattgtattacggcataaatgtaatatattattaaagAATTAAGAACTGAACAGTTgagttttatgagtttttttacatttagatGTGAATTATCACAATGGTAAAAAGTAACAGCACCCTCAGATATCTTTAATTGCAATTGCCCACTTCAACTTTTAAATCCAAAGATGACAACGTGCTTTTATCGTGCTCTTACTGCAAATACTTGCTCTTTCCAGTAACgccagtaatgttttttttattaatcccTGTAGGCAAAGTCTGTTGTGACCTACACACGAAGGTCATAGTAAGGGCTGCAACCAACACttcatttcattattgattGTGTCAATTTATTTAGCTCAATTGTATtgtgtataaaatgtcaaaaagtagaGGAAAATGTCCATTACAGTTTCCCAGAACccaaagtgatgtcattttgttGGCATTTTCAGAGTTGGTGATTCGTGTGGTGTTTAGTTTTTGTGGCGATAGCAcactaaataaatactaaataacaCTAAATATAGCAACACTAAACACTTGTGGTGTTACATGCCACGATCACACAGAAAGCAATGTGAATTTTCACTCATCAGCAGTTAAAGGGAAAGTTAggggaaaaataattttcaagcTTAATGACCAACCCTCGGCTTTTTGCACCTCCTGCTGTGGTGATAGCATGTTAGACGTTTTAAGTAAAGTCCCAACATTGTCTGAAACCTACTTTAAAATTTGTGAAGCTTTTactctatttgtgaaaatgaaatgaaagtgagATATTACCGCATTTTACACATACACATCTATACCACACTGGACTAGGTCCAGATAAAATGGCACTATACTTAGACAGGTCAAATCTGAACTACATTATCCCAGAGAGAtcaaagattatttaaaacacaatttcaggTTTATGAAACCTATCCTATTTgcgaaaatgcaaaaaaagggagATTTCCCTGTGTTTTCACATGATGAACACATTGGACTGTGTCTCTCTTGAAAACCACTTTACTTAGACAAGTCAAATGTGGACTACATTATCCCAGAGTGACTAAATattatttaagttaaaatatcagatttctgacacatttattctatttatgaaaatgcaaaaacaatttttcaaaatttcaatgCACTTTTCTTGTAGATAATACAGGTTTCACAAAtttgaaactgtgtttttatcagtCTTTTGCCTCTCTACAATAATGTCTAAGTATAatgctttttgcatttttataaagagacttaatatttcacaaacctgaaacctgaaatCTTTAGCCTCTCAGGAATAATGTAGTCTAGATTTGATCCATGTATGCCAAGCTAGTAGTTTTTTCTGGATCGGGTCTAATGTGgtcaacatgtaaaaataaagtgaaatctcTCTTTCATTGCAAATTTCGCAGACagaatatgagatttacaagtCTGAAAGTGGGTTTTAGACAACTTGATGTTTCTATTTAAAACTATAAGGTGCTTTCACCACCGCAGGAGGCGCAAAAACTGGACTGTACAGCTGAGCTAACGGGTCAGCTAACGAATGAGCTAACGGCTTTGCTAAAGGTTGAGCTAACGGCTGTGCTAACGGCTGAGCTAAAGGTTGAGCTAACGGCTCAGCTAACGGCTGAGCTAACGGCTGTGCTAACGGCTCAGCTAACGGCTGAGCTAACGGCTCAGCTAACTAGCTTCCTGGGGGAGGCAGCTAGCGGCTAACTCGGTTTGTAGTGAAGCACAACAGATAGCTGGATGTAAACACGGAGGTTCGGTGCCCTGAGGCGCCGTGAACCGAGACGGTTACAGTCTTTATTATATTCTGACCACAATAATACACCAATTTAAATTACTCAGAGCAGTGTGCTAATAAGCACTCAACAAGAATAGTTTACACAAGACACAAGTGTATTTTCAAAACTTACCATGTATGATTATAGCTTCAGACGCTAATCTCCAGGACTCCACGTCCGCACTTCGGTCTCTACAGAGTACTGACGCTGAGTGTACCTCCACAGGTGCCCGCCATAGATGTCTCTATGTCCAGAGACAGCGACCTTGTTTGTGCTCCATTTGTGACCATCAGTGACGTCAGAATAACGTCAACGGTGATAGGCTATTGCGACACAGCGCCCTCTgcgcagcggccgcgggttcgagTCCAGCTCTGGCTCTTTACtgtatgtataaataataatattaaaataaaattcaactGGTATTTCTCACAAGTCCATTGCATtgcattgatttgattgatgTTAGCGGAGGTTCCCCaaacagccaaaagaaaattGAGGATGCAGCATTTATTAGTTATGCTGCAAAGCTCTGGGACACACTGCCTATAGTTATTAGAGAAGCAACCttgctaaatgtttttaaaagaaaactgaaaacgtatttctcactttctctctctcttaaccAGCTATAACTTAACTGCTGTGCATTTTGCTTTGCACTTACGCACTGCTGCAGCTCTTTAAAATGTAGCATATTTGCATGTAGAGCTGCAGTAGAATAGCTCAGAACAGTTGATTAATCCACAAGTCAGTCTATAGAAATTATTCAccaattatttttatcatcgaATAATTGTTTTAAGGGCTGATCACAATGAGACACATTGCTAGAAAAGTGTCGCCAGCAAAACCATTATCTTCCAGTGGTATAACGCTAGTTGGGAAAAATTAGTTAGTAGACAGTAGTTAGCTTCAGCCCAATTAGCATGCCAATATTAATGTTTAGCTCAGGCCTTAAGCATGGCTGTGAACTCTGAAGTCTCATCGGTTatgcttttacaataaaattgacAATttctctgtcaatatttagaatttggactaaaacaaactccaacacaaagctttgtttaaatgcctttagcaaatgtttaatctaaACTGAAAATTTCAACattatatacagcaagttcccagcatttaaaaaaaaagtcaagagaaaatttaagaaaaagttcctctcatgctgacactttctgtgaactttttaattaaataatatgaTAGAcgatcatcaaaataaaatgccaatgcAGATAATCAGATATTGGCCTCAATAAttagccaggccgataatctgtcaacacCTACTTTGTATTGTGACAGTGTCTTGCAGTCCTATTTGGGATGGGACAGAAATGACatgacacataaataaaaactaattaattaactaactaaccaactaactaactaactaactaatgaACTGTTTTAGCAGTTGTGTCGCACAGACTGAAACTTGCCAACACAATAGTCTGAGTTAGTGACCATATCATTGTTAGGACAAATTTTCTTTGTGCACCCCTCAAGGGAccactcaaacaaaaaaagacaaaaatcaggGCCCGTCTTTGCGTTCAGGGCTCCATCAGGGGCCCAAGGAGACGTCTGCGTCACAGCTGCAGCCCTGAACGCTGTACCTGTGAGGGAGCGCAGGCAGCAGTGCGACCCCCAGCGCCCAACAAGCCACTCACACCTCGGCTCCCCCTCAACCCATCTGTTCCACATTTCTCCCACCGACCACCTCTCACCTCCCCTGCACAGTCCTTcgctttatttaaccaggacgAGATACTCAACGCAATTACTGCTTTCCAGGGACGGCACACATACATGCGTCGCCTGCTCGAACACACTCAAACATCACTCATTTCTACCTGCCTAtatctccctttctctcctcccaTCTCATTACCCTCCTGTGTCAACCCCCTCCTCATCCCTTCATCTCCCAGTCCGTAACCtaactcctcctctcctcctcacccccCTCTCCCCCTATTCTCTCCCTCTATCTGACACTCAGCGGGGCcgctctccatctctctctgtgcctCCAGGCAAACATATGCTGCTCTTCCCGTCAGATTCCGGTGTGTTTGAGAGAGGAGGGATTGTTTAATGTTTATTAATCACCTGTCTGTGGTGGAGAGAGGAGACGATGatagagccacacacacacactcctgtgcACACGGGCTGTCTagctcacgcacacacacatacacacacgttcAGCTGCGATGTTACTAACTTGGCCTGGTTTTTCCATTTACAGCTGTGTGTAAGTACGCTCGCTGACTGTAACTCTCCCTGTTTACACTCAAAAATCAGCAGCAGCTACTTTTTAGCAACAAAGACCACCCTGCAAACCCACCTACACAGACCTGTTTTTGATATTTCAACACTAATTTCagtaacaaatacatttaagcCTACAATTAGATGTTGAATTTCTGCAAATTGTCTACACATATGCCAAAAACATGCACCCTGTGGCTTCCACATCAAGATGTTTCATTTTGTGAATTTGACGCCAAACaaaggtcttaaaaaaaaatgctgcattttcagTAATCTCAGTGTTGCCTGCAGGAATtcacttaagtactgtacttggTCTGCTTataagtatttccattttattttaaactactATGcttcatttcagagagaaatattttattccactccatttattttataaaatacattactttgcagattcaagTTATAGatacaaaatgtaaatcaaCTAATAAATTATGATATATTGTTACAGATTAAACATATTAAGAAGATGAAATTAGCTCAATGTTTACCAGCTACAACATTAAATGGATGTatatgcagaacttttacttgtaattgagtatttttatgctatggtattactatttttacttACGTTAAATATCTGAATATGTCCTCTAGTGTGTCTGTCTACTTTCTGAATAAGGAAATATTTagccacatatttttttaagattttatatCGATACAATTGCAAGTTTGAGAGTACAGCTTGATCACTggcatttttctaaatgtttgttCCTATAAATATTTTGGGAGCAGTTGGTATGTTCTGTCTTTATATTGTCTTACTTTTTGTGCAAATTGTgactttgcaattttttttttagcattgaAGTTCATTGTTGAAcgtgaaaaatatataaatacattttagaaatTCTTCAATTTCTGTCCATTTTAGTAGCTTTTTTCTAGAGCTTTCAAATGATTTAGCTCTTTTGTTGTCAAATGCATGAGGAACTTAACAGACAAGCatgtaaatatatgaaaatgatCGCACCTGTCAGAGGATGAACATTAGACCATGTCAACTGAGCAAATTCCATCCTCTGATGATGGAGACAGTCGAAATGCCCAGAAAAGAAGCTAGTAAGTAGTCTTTAAGTTTGGAGTATTTACAGTGGTAAAACACAGGATTTCACTCTTGTATTTATCTGTATATTTAGCTTGTTGGTCCTCAGAATTTTA from Plectropomus leopardus isolate mb chromosome 18, YSFRI_Pleo_2.0, whole genome shotgun sequence includes:
- the tfap2e gene encoding transcription factor AP-2-epsilon isoform X2; protein product: MLIHTYSAMDRADGLSGSSPSGRLSQLSSLNQAAYSSAPPLCHTPASDFQPPYFPPPYPQSSLPYSQSQDSYSHLSDPYPSINSIHQHQQAAWHSQRSRSDDGGLLSQSHRALSLDPRREYPAVPRLLHGLGEGAAALGDGPLGMHLGHHGLEDLQGMEEGSALGILDHSVIKKVPIPSKLNGSSLSALSLCKEGLGVGAVSNPAEVFCSVPGRLSLLSSTSKYKVTVGEVQRRLSPPECLNASLLGGVLRRAKSKNGGRCLRERLEKIGLNLPAGRRKAANVTLLTSLVEGEAVHLARDFGYVCETEFPARATAEYLCRQSEPDQLPTRRSMLLATKEICKEFVDMMSQDRSPLGGSRPTPCLEPGVQGSLTHFSLLTHGFGTPAICAALSAFQSYLMEAIKMLDKGEGGGKSHHDKEMKHRK
- the tfap2e gene encoding transcription factor AP-2-epsilon isoform X1, encoding MLWKSRTKTDGLQDRADGLSGSSPSGRLSQLSSLNQAAYSSAPPLCHTPASDFQPPYFPPPYPQSSLPYSQSQDSYSHLSDPYPSINSIHQHQQAAWHSQRSRSDDGGLLSQSHRALSLDPRREYPAVPRLLHGLGEGAAALGDGPLGMHLGHHGLEDLQGMEEGSALGILDHSVIKKVPIPSKLNGSSLSALSLCKEGLGVGAVSNPAEVFCSVPGRLSLLSSTSKYKVTVGEVQRRLSPPECLNASLLGGVLRRAKSKNGGRCLRERLEKIGLNLPAGRRKAANVTLLTSLVEGEAVHLARDFGYVCETEFPARATAEYLCRQSEPDQLPTRRSMLLATKEICKEFVDMMSQDRSPLGGSRPTPCLEPGVQGSLTHFSLLTHGFGTPAICAALSAFQSYLMEAIKMLDKGEGGGKSHHDKEMKHRK